The segment GTAATCTCCCGCGTCATGAGCAAACTCCAGCGCATCGCGTTTCGTGTGGGGGCGATCGGGGCGATCCTGACTGCCGTCTTTCACATGATCGGCCACGTCCAGGGGGCCCCTCTTCCCGGCAACGAGACGGAGAAGACGCTGCTGTCGCTGCTGACGACCTATGCCTTCGACTTCATGGGAACGAAGCGCACGATCTGGGAGCTGTACGAGGGGTTCAGCCTCTCGTTCTCCGTCTTTCTCGCGTTCGCGGCCTCGCTCGTGGGGCGCGGCTGAGCGAGCCGCGATGAAGGTCCTCCTCGCCGCCCTCGGCAGCGCCGGCGACGTCTTCCCGGTCGTCGGCATCGGCGCGGAGCTTCGCGCGCGCGGCCACGACGTGCTCGTCGTCACGAATCCCTGGTTCGAGGCGACGATCCGGGGCGAGGGGCTCGGGTTCGCCCCGATGGGGACGGCCGACGAGTATCGGCGCACCTCCGCGAACCCCGATCTGTGGAACCCGCGCAAGGCCTTCGCCGTGGTCGTACGGGACGGCGTGGTCCCGGCGCAGGGCATCGTGTACGACGCGATCGCGAAGACGAAACCGGACGTCGTCGCGGCGACCTCGCTGTGTCTGGGCGCGCGCACCGCCCGCGACAAGCTCGGCGTGCCGCTCGTGACGCTGCACATGCAGCCGAGCATCCTGCGCTCCGTCGAGGCGCCGCCGTATTTCCCGGAGCTGCCGATGCCCGCGTGGTATCCGCGCTTCGTGGTGAAGGGGTTGTTCCGACTCTCCGACTTCCTCGTGATCGATCCCGCGATCGGCCCGCCGTTGACCGAGCACCGCCGAAGCCTCGGCCTTCCGCCGGTCAAGCGGCCGTTCGAGGCCTGGATCCACTCTCCCGACCTCGTGCTCGGGTTGTTCCCGGACTGGTTCGCGGCTCCGCCGTCGGATTGGCCGCGCGTCTTCGAGACGACGGGGTTCGTCGGGTACGACGGCGGCGCCGCCGCCGCCGACCGGCTCGACCCCCACGTGGAGTCGTTCCTCGCCGCGGGCTCCACTCCCGTCGTGATCACTCCGGGATCCGCCAACGTGCACGGGAGGGAGTTCTTCGCCGCGGCGATGGCGGCCTGCGTCGCGCTGGGGCGTCGCGCCCTGCTCCTCACCCCTCACGAGGAGCAGCTGCCGCACACCCTCCCGGCGGGGATGGCTCACGCGAAGTACCTCCCCTTCAGCGCCGTGCTCCCCAGGGCGGCGGCGTTCGTCCATCACGGAGGGATCGGCTCGTTGTCGCAGGGACTGGCCGCGGGAGTGCCGCAGCTGCTGATGCCGATGGCGCACGACCAGCCCGACAACGCGGTTCGCGCGGAGCGGCTGGGCGTGGCGGCATGGATCCCCGCGCGGCGATGGAAGGCGGCGGCGATCGCTCCGGCGCTCGACCGGCTCCTCGGCGACCCGGAGGTCTCCGAGGCGTGCCGCTCGCTCGCGCCGCGTGTCGCGTTCGCCGCCTCGCGGCGGCAGGCCGCGAACGCGATCCTGCGGGTCGCGCGCTAGCGGCGCCTCCGCCACGCCGCGGCCAGGCATGCCGCGACGACGGCGTAGGCCAGCCACAGGACCGCGTCGCCGACGAACGCGTAGGCGGTCTCGGTCGTCAGCAGCGGGATCTCGCGCGTGAGGATCGCCTCTTGGAAGATATCGGTCTTCGCCACGAGGCGGCCGAGCGGATCGTAGGCGGCGGAGATCCCCGTGTTGGCGCTGCGGACGACCGACCGTCGGTTCTCGATCGCGCGCAGCGCGCACAACCCCGCGTGCTGGTACGGGAACGACGTCCGGCCGAACCAGGCGTCGTTGGAGATGTTCGCGAGAAACCGGGCGCCCCCGGCGGTCAGCCGCCGGGCGAGGTCGGGGAACAGCGACTCGTAACAGACGAGCGCGCCGAAGGGGACCGGCCCGTCCGGGGTGGGCGCGTTCAGGACGCGCAGCTCCGAGCCGGGTCGGAAGCGGCCGAACTGCTTCTCCATCAGCGGAAGCAGGCCGCCGAAGAACCGGGCGTACGGAAGTCGCTCCGCGACCGGCACGAGATAGACCTTGTCGTGCCGCCCGAGGATGCGACGCGCGGCGTCGGCGAGGACGGCGGCGTTGTAGTGGACGTCGTACGCCCGATATCGGCGCGTCCCGGCGGTGCGCTCGACCCCCTCGCCGATTCCCAGCACCGAGCCGAGCAGGAGCGGCCGCGTCCCCGCCGAGATCTCGTCGGGAAGTCGCACTGCGTCCACCGGCTGGACGATCGGGAACGACGCCTCGGGGCCGACGACGAGATCGGGGTTCGTCGCCTCGGCCTCGCGCACGAGCCGGTCGAGGCGCTCGTAGATCTCGTCGACCGTGCGCACGTTCCACTTCTTCTGCTGGGCGATGTTCGGCTGGAGCAGCGCGACGCGAAGTGAAGGCGCGCGAGCCATCTCCTCCTCGATCGCGCGCCAGCGCGATGCGCCGTAGCACGCGGGAAGCGCGAGCGCGACGACGA is part of the Candidatus Polarisedimenticolaceae bacterium genome and harbors:
- a CDS encoding nucleotide disphospho-sugar-binding domain-containing protein, which translates into the protein MKVLLAALGSAGDVFPVVGIGAELRARGHDVLVVTNPWFEATIRGEGLGFAPMGTADEYRRTSANPDLWNPRKAFAVVVRDGVVPAQGIVYDAIAKTKPDVVAATSLCLGARTARDKLGVPLVTLHMQPSILRSVEAPPYFPELPMPAWYPRFVVKGLFRLSDFLVIDPAIGPPLTEHRRSLGLPPVKRPFEAWIHSPDLVLGLFPDWFAAPPSDWPRVFETTGFVGYDGGAAAADRLDPHVESFLAAGSTPVVITPGSANVHGREFFAAAMAACVALGRRALLLTPHEEQLPHTLPAGMAHAKYLPFSAVLPRAAAFVHHGGIGSLSQGLAAGVPQLLMPMAHDQPDNAVRAERLGVAAWIPARRWKAAAIAPALDRLLGDPEVSEACRSLAPRVAFAASRRQAANAILRVAR
- the lnt gene encoding apolipoprotein N-acyltransferase, with the protein product MAGFTNSRRDLLLPLGSGLITLLAFPPMSIAPLAFVGLVPLFIWLDRPHPARTLLRGGLAFAVPYVAGCIYWMFALGSVTPLGLLAATIVVTMYVSTFFIFPIVVNAVQHTVRWPLPLFAPFLWIVSEHARGYSDMAFPVVTLGYALCEWPSLLQHADLVGVWGVSAWVAFVNAAIAAAITSRDDRRARLRWIGALVVALALPACYGASRWRAIEEEMARAPSLRVALLQPNIAQQKKWNVRTVDEIYERLDRLVREAEATNPDLVVGPEASFPIVQPVDAVRLPDEISAGTRPLLLGSVLGIGEGVERTAGTRRYRAYDVHYNAAVLADAARRILGRHDKVYLVPVAERLPYARFFGGLLPLMEKQFGRFRPGSELRVLNAPTPDGPVPFGALVCYESLFPDLARRLTAGGARFLANISNDAWFGRTSFPYQHAGLCALRAIENRRSVVRSANTGISAAYDPLGRLVAKTDIFQEAILTREIPLLTTETAYAFVGDAVLWLAYAVVAACLAAAWRRRR